The following proteins come from a genomic window of Manduca sexta isolate Smith_Timp_Sample1 chromosome 6, JHU_Msex_v1.0, whole genome shotgun sequence:
- the LOC115440941 gene encoding tol-Pal system protein TolA, which yields MKITRTLLLCICTLTLAAAAPTPARDSIQHAEYEYDYDNSQQGQAQDPQESASHYDAYIQDVQAAASGGGGGAKKGFSQGSGLRTIAVGSANQAKTALGNQAAAAYQAAYVAKNTLAQSAAQASATAQAALAGKQVILSGLEQQVRDAKVGLQGEEMQLQQAKRAAQAAAQAAQQAMHQVNVIQAALNAAQATSENANEAASQAAGELGAQTAMVGAARQRLHTLQEQLHGVRIDFEATQAAARKAQAAAQQAQANAAEAAAKAAAAGLSANKHQDSSHEGTAYEEYKVSPSKEQDSQEYYNLSSDFQHQ from the exons ATGAAGATCACCAGGACCTTGTTATTGTGCATCT GCACCCTCACCCTTGCCGCAGCAGCCCCGACACCAGCCAGGGATAGCATCCAGCACGCTgagtacgagtacgactacgaCAACTCACAACAGGGACAAGCCCAAGATCCCCAGGAGTCAGCCAGCCACTACGACGCTTACATCCAAGACGTGCAGGCAGCGGCGTCTGGCGGCGGCGGTGGTGCTAAAAAAGGCTTCAGTCAGGGCAGTGGGTTGAGAACCATCGCTGTCGGATCAGCCAATCAGGCGAAGACTGCTCTAGGCAATCAAGCCGCTGCAGCGTACCAAGCTGCTTACGTAGCTAAGAATACCCTTGCCCAGTCAGCCGCCCAGGCCAGTGCCACAGCGCAGGCAGCGCTTGCCGGTAAACAAGTCATCCTGTCTGGATTGGAACAGCAAGTGAGAGATGCCAAGGTTGGACTTCAGGGTGAGGAGATGCAGCTGCAACAGGCGAAGAGAGCCGCTCAGGCTGCCGCCCAGGCCGCGCAACAAGCTATGCACCAG GTGAACGTAATCCAAGCGGCTTTGAACGCGGCGCAAGCCACATCAGAGAACGCAAACGAAGCCGCATCGCAAGCCGCAGGAGAGCTCGGAGCACAGACCGCCATGGTGGGCGCTGCTAGACAGAGACTGCATACCCTCCAGGAGCAGCTGCATGGAGTCAGAATTGACTTCGAGGCTACCCAGGCTGCTGCCAGGAAGGCTCAG GCTGCTGCTCAACAAGCCCAGGCCAACGCGGCCGAGGCGGCGGCAAAGGCAGCGGCTGCAGGACTCAGCGCCAACAAGCATCAAGACTCTTCCCATGAAGGTACGGCTTACGAGGAGTACAAAGTATCGCCAAGCAAGGAGCAGGACAGCCAGGAGTATTATAACCTATCGTCGGACTTCCAACACCAGTAG